The proteins below are encoded in one region of Triticum aestivum cultivar Chinese Spring chromosome 1B, IWGSC CS RefSeq v2.1, whole genome shotgun sequence:
- the LOC123122747 gene encoding protochlorophyllide reductase B, chloroplastic: MAPLLRFPSLSKRSSLPSAPHYLIHSLIAALLAAQMALQAATSFLPSALSARKEGAAKDSAFFGARLADGLKFDTTSLGLRTKRVNTSSVAIRAQAAAVSAPTATPASLSGKKTVRTGNAIITGASSGLGLATAKALAESGKWHVIMACRDYLKTARAARAAGMPKGSYTIVHLDLASLDSVRQFVKNVRQLDMPIDVVVCNAAVYQPTAKEPSFTADGFEMSVGVNHLGHFLLARELLEDLKASDYPSKRLIIVGSITGNTNTLAGNVPPKANLGDLRGLAAGLNGVGSAAMIDGAEFDGAKAYKDSKVCNMLTMQEFHRRYHEETGVTFASLYPGCIATTGLFREHIPLFRLLFPPFQKYITKGYVSEEEAGKRLAQVVSEPSLTKSGVYWSWNKNSASFENQLSEEASDTEKARKVWELSEKLVGLA; the protein is encoded by the exons ATGGCGCCGCTCCTTCGCTTTCCAAGCCTTTCCAAGAGAAGCTCACTGCCATCCGCACCGCACTATCTGATACACTCACTCATCGCGGCGTTGCTCGCGGCTCAGATGGCTCTTCAGGCGGCCACTTCCTTCCTCCCGTCGGCCCTCTCTGCGCGCAAAGAG GGAGCGGCCAAAGACTCGGCCTTCTTCGGCGCTCGTCTCGCCGATGGCCTCAAATTCGACACCACCTCCCTGGGCTTGCGCACCAAG AGAGTGAACACGTCGTCGGTGGCCATCCGCGCGCAGGCAGCGGCGGTGTCCGCGCCGACCGCGACCCCGGCGTCGCTGTCCGGCAAAAAGACCGTCCGCACGGGCAACGCGATCATTACGGGCGCGTCGTCGGGCCTCGGCCTCGCCACGGCCAAGGCTCTGGCGGAGTCAGGCAAGTGGCACGTCATCATGGCGTGCCGCGACTACCTCAAGACCGCGCGCGCAGCCAGGGCGGCCGGCATGCCCAAGGGCAGCTACACCATCGTGCACCTGGACCTGGCCTCCCTCGACAGCGTCCGCCAGTTCGTCAAGAACGTGCGCCAGCTCGACATGCCCATCGACGTCGTCGTCTGCAACGCCGCCGTGTACCAGCCCACCGCCAAGGAGCCTTCCTTCACCGCAGACGGCTTCGAGATGAGCGTCGGCGTCAACCACCTCGGCCACTTCCTCCTCGCCCGCGAGCTCCTCGAGGACCTCAAGGCCTCCGACTACCCGTCCAAGCGCCTCATCATCGTCGGCTCCATCACCG GGAACACGAACACGCTTGCCGGGAACGTGCCGCCGAAGGCCAACCTGGGCGACCTGAGGGGCCTGGCGGCCGGGCTGAACGGCGTGGGCAGTGCCGCCATGATTGACGGCGCGGAGTTCGACGGCGCCAAGGCATACAAGGACAGCAAGGTGTGCAACATGCTGACCATGCAGGAATTCCACCGGCGGTACCACGAGGAGACCGGCGTGACCTTCGCGTCGCTCTACCCGGGGTGCATCGCCACCACTGGGCTCTTCCGTGAGCACATCCCGCTGTTCCGCCTTCTCTTCCCGCCGTTCCAGAAGTACATCACCAAGGGGTACGTGtccgaggaggaggccggcaagAGGCTGGCGCAGGTCGTCAGCGAGCCCAGCCTCACCAAGTCTGGCGTCTACTGGAGCTGGAACAAGAACTCGGCGTCCTTCGAGAACCAGCTTTCCGAGGAGGCCAGCGACACCGAGAAGGCAAGGAAGGTATGGGAGCTCAGCGAGAAGCTCGTCGGACTCGCATGA